Proteins from a single region of Bos indicus x Bos taurus breed Angus x Brahman F1 hybrid chromosome 29, Bos_hybrid_MaternalHap_v2.0, whole genome shotgun sequence:
- the LOC113886057 gene encoding olfactory receptor 6M1-like, with protein sequence MDVQNQTTVTEFILTAFPALQKLQIFLFVVLLFTYMLTLTGNGVIISLIWADNRLQTPMYFFLSNLSFLDILFTSSVTPKLLSFLLNDRKTISLAGCISQTYFFFFLGTVEFILLVVMSFDRYVAICKPLRYTIIMNSRACLLLVLGCWVGAFLSVLCPVILLSRLPFCHTEINHFFCDIAPLLQVACIDTHFLEMISFLLSSLILLTSLLITTVSYTYIISTILSIPSAQGRQKAFSTCASHITVVSIAYGSNIFMYVRPSQSHSLQFDKVTAVLTIMVTPLLNPFIYSLRNEKVKEVLRDAVNKIVSLLHRKP encoded by the coding sequence ATGGATGTGCAGAATCAGACCACGGTGACCGAATTTATCCTGACTGCCTTCCCTGCTCTCCAGAAGCTTCAGATTTTCCTCTTTGTGGTCCTCTTGTTTACTTACATGCTCACTCTAACTGGAAATGGAGTCATCATTTCCCTAATATGGGCTGATAATCGCCTCCAAACCccaatgtacttcttcctcagtaATTTGTCATTTTTGGACATTTTATTCACTAGCTCAGTTACCCCAAAACTGTTATCCTTTCTCCTCAATGACAGGAAGACCATATCTCTTGCAGGCTGCATCAGCCAAACAtacttcttcttcttcctggggACCGTGGAGTTCATCCTGCTGGTGGTGATGTCctttgaccgctatgtggccatctgtaagcccCTGCGCTACACCATCATCATGAACAGCAGGGCGTGTCTCCTGCTGGTTCTGGGCTGCTGGGTGGGGGCCTTCCTGTCCGTGCTCTGCCCAGTCATTCTGCTGTCCAGGCTGCCCTTCTGCCATACGGAGATTAatcacttcttctgtgacatCGCCCCTTTGCTGCAGGTGGCCTGCATAGACACTCATTTCCTTGAGATGATAAGCTTCCTCTTGTCTTCTCTCATCCTCCTGACCTCACTGCTCATCACCACCGTGTCCTACACCTACATCATCTCTACCATCCTGAGCATCCCCTCGGCCCAAGGGCGTCAGAAAGCCTTTTCCACCTGTGCTTCTCACATCACTGTCGTTTCTATTGCCTATGGGAGCAACATCTTCATGTATGTGAGACCCAGCCAGAGTCATTCCCTGCAATTTGATAAAGTGACTGCTGTCCTCACCATAATGGTGACCCCTCTCTTGAACCCCTTCATTTATAGTCTAAGGAATGAAAAGGTAAAGGAAGTTTTGAGAGATGCAGTCAACAAAATTGTGTCCTTATTGCACAGGAAACCTTGA